TCGGCAGTTCGTCCCGGTATGAGTTTCTCGGTCATAACGGTCAGAGCCCAGAGCTTTCTATCGTCGGCCACCAGTTGCGGAGTACCAAAGATGACCGCGGAGTGATATCGGATACTCGACTCAAACGCACTGCGCGCGACGATAATCCCATCAACCTGGGTTACGGCGACAGACACCTGATTCCCTTTTTTAGCCAAACGCATCCACCCCGACGCTACGGAACCGTGCATAAGCAACTGGCTCTCAAAACGTGCAATGGCGGTGGGAATAACGAGCGGCCCGTTATCTGTCTGGATCCCTACATGTCCAACCATCTGCGTATCAAGCAACCGGTGCAGTTCCGCAATATCGTCAGACCCACGGTGGCGCTCT
The genomic region above belongs to Ferrimicrobium acidiphilum DSM 19497 and contains:
- a CDS encoding pyridoxamine 5'-phosphate oxidase family protein codes for the protein MARTDLTRERHRGSDDIAELHRLLDTQMVGHVGIQTDNGPLVIPTAIARFESQLLMHGSVASGWMRLAKKGNQVSVAVTQVDGIIVARSAFESSIRYHSAVIFGTPQLVADDRKLWALTVMTEKLIPGRTAEIRQPTEKEIAQTMVLSLPIEEWSLKISDGWPNDGPDDRASAVWAGVVLEGRRLRSILPAPDLNVVAEVPASVRALGEPAS